GAACACCCTGGGCTCCTTCTGGAGCGTGCTCAACGGCTTTTCCGTGGCCTTCGTGCTCTACACGCTGGTCTATGCCTACGTCAGCAGCGGCGGCTCCGTGGTCCAGCATGCCCTGCAGTCCAGCTGGGGCATCACGCCGCCCCGCGTCCTCACCAGCCTGATCTTCACCATCCTGCTCACGGCCTGCGTCTGGTGGAGCTCCAGGGCGGTGGACCGCCTGTCCGCCATCCTCATGGGCGGCATGGTCATCACCTTCCTGCTGTCCATCGGCGGCATGATCGGCCAGGCCCGCCTGGATGCCATGCTGGGCCTGGATGGCCAGAGCGGCGAATTCATCTTCATCTTCGGCGCGGCCTCCACCTATCTGACCTCCTTCTGCTTCCACGCCTCGGTGCCCAGCCTCATCAAATATCTGGGCAAGGACGCCCGCACCATCAACAGCTGCCTGCGCATCGGCACGGTCATCGCCCTGCTCTGCTATGTGGTCTGGATCGCCGCCGCCGACGGCATCATCCCGCGCGAGGACTTCAAGCACATCACCAACGTGGGCGACCTGGTGGCCGCTTCCGGCACCAGCCTGGGCGGCATCATCCTCAAGATGCTGGAGGCCTTCGCCCTGTTCGCCATCGCCACGTCCTTCCTGGGCGCGGGCCTTGGCCTGTTCGACTACATGGCCGACCTGTGCGGCTTCGACAACAGCCGCCTGGGCCGCACCAAGACCATGCTCATCACCTTCGTGCCGCCCATGATCGGCGGCATCATCTGGCCCGACGGCTTCCTGCCCGCCATCGGCTGGGCCGGTCTGGCGGCCTCCATCTGGTCGGTCATCGTGCCCGCCCTGCTGCTGCGCGCCAGCCGCCGCAAGTTCCAGGCCAGCCTGTACCGCGTGCCCGGCGGCTCCACCACCGTGCCCCTGCTGCTGGTCTACGGCATCATCGTGGCCGTCTGCCACACCCTGTACGTCTTCAACCTGCTGCCTGTCTTCAAGTAGCAGCAACATCCAAGGAGTTCCCCATGAACAAGGACGTCATCAGCACCCCCAACGCTCCCGCCGCCGTGGGCCCCTACAGCCAGGGCATCCGCGTGGGCGACATCTTCTTCCTTTCCGGCCAGATCCCGCTGGACCCCGCCACCGGCAAGCTGGTGGAAGGCGACATCTGCGCCCAGGCCGAGCAGTGCTGCAAGAACGTGGTGGCCCTGCTGGAATCCCAGGGCCTGACCACCGCCCATGTGGTCAAGACCACCGTGTTCATCGCCGACATGAACGACTTCCCCAAGGTCAACGAAGTCTACAAGAAGTACTTCCGCGAACCCTTCCCCGCCCGTTCCTGCGTGGCCATCAAGAGCCTGCCGCTGGGCGCCCAGGTGGAAGTGGAAGCCATCGCCGCCCGTTAGGCCCCTTCGGGAGGGGCGTCCCCCGGGGATGCCCCTCCTTCCCCCATCCGGCCCCGGCGTTCCCCGGGCGCTCTCCCTGCCGCCTGTCCCGGAGCCTCGCCCCCCGCTCCGCTTCGTCCCTGCCTATGCTCAAGATCGTCACGACCCTCCTTTGCGTCTACATGCTGGTCCGCTGCGTGCTGCCCCTGCGCTGCACGCGGCCGCTCAAGATGCTGCTGGCCCTGCTGGTACTGCTGGTGGGCTTCCGGCTGCACATCTTTTCCCTGCTCTACGCCACCTTCAACCCCGAGCTGCCGCGCTGGGTCCTGGTCAGCACGGGCGTGCCGCATGTGCTCTTCTTCCTGCTGGCCCTGCTCTCGCTGCTCCGGGACGGAGCCTGCCTTGTCTGGTGGCTGGCACGCCGCCTGCGTCCGGGCCTTCCGGCCCTGCCCGGCAGCAACCGGCAGATGGCCGTCCTGCTGCTGATGGCCCTGGTGATGACGGCCCTGGCCGTGCCCGCGGCCCTGCGCATCCCCGAGGTCCGCACGCAGGAGATCGTCCTGCCCGGTCTGCCCTCCGCCCTGGACGGCCTGCGCGTGGCCCATCTCACGGACCTGCACATCAGCCGCAACTTTCCCGCCGCATGGACCCGGGCCGTGGTGGACAGGACCAATGCCCTCAGGCCGGACCTCATCCTGCTCACGGGCGACCTCATGGACGGCAGCCCCGCCCTGCGGCGCGGGGATTTCGCTCCCATGGCCGACCTGCGGGCGCCGCTGGGCGTTTTCGCCTGCCCGGGCAACCATGAATATTATTCCGGCCTGCCCGCCTGGCGGCCTGTGCTGCGCGCCCACGGCATCACCCTGCTGGAGAACGGGGCCGTGGTGCTGCCGGTGCGGGGCAGCCACCTGACCGTGGCCGGTGTCACCGACAATGCGGCCGGACGCTTCGGCCTGCCCGGCCCCGATCCGCACACGGCCCTGGAGGGGACGCCCCGGCCGCGCATCCTCATGGCCCACAAGCCGGAGCTCTTCCTCCAGACGGCCCCGGACATCGACCTGCAGCTTTCCGGCCATACCCACGGCGGGCTGGCCCTGCTGCTGGATCAGGGCGTGGCCCTGTTCAACGGCGGCTTCGTGCGCGGCTGGTATGCCCGGGACAAGGCCCGGCTGTATGTGGGGCCCGGCAGCGGCCTGTGGGGCGGCTTTCCCCTGCGCCTGGGCGTGCCTTCCGAGATCCTGCTGCTGGTCCTGCGCGCGCCGCAGCCAGACGTCGCCCCCTGAGCCGTATCCACCGGCCCCTCTTTCCCTCTCCCGCAGGCCCGCTCCCCCTGCGGGAGCGGGGACGCATCCCGCAGCCCCCTTGCCTGACCCTCCGGCAGGCCCTACAGTAACAGGACAGAGAACCCCCACCAAGGAGCCCGCATGCCCCTCCAGCCCCCACACCCGTTCCACCAGCACATCGCCCTGCCGGAAAGGACAGCCCTGCTGCTCTCCATGCTGGCCCCCTGGCCGCGCCGGGGCAGGGAACTGCTGGTGGCCGGCTGCGGCGCGGGGCATATCCTGCCCCCGCTCTGGCAGGGCGGCTTCGACCTGAGCGCCTGCGAGCCCTCTCCGGCCCTGCGGGAACAGGCCCGTCACCGGGCCCCGCAAGGCGTGGAGATCGAAGCCGCGGCCCCGGACTGGCTGCCCTTTGACGACAACAGCTTCGACTGGGTGCTGCTGCGGGCCGACGAACTGCCGCCCGCCGCCCTGCCCGCGGCACTGGGCGAAGCCTGTCGCGTGGCGGCCTGCGGTCTGATCATCACCTTCTGGAACAGCGCCTCGCTGCCCTGGCTGGCCTGGCGGCTGCACGGGCGTCGCCATGCCTGGCCCGGGCATTCCCTGCCCTTCTGGACGGTCTGGCGCCTGCTGGCCGCCCGTCCGGGACGGCTGCACGCGGCAAGCTGCCTCTGGCGGCCCGCCTGCCGCTGGCATCACGGGACGAAGGTGCGCGCCGCGGCCCTCTCCCGCCTGCCCTTCGGGGCCTGGTGCGTCCTGCGCCTGGACATGGCGCCCCGCCGTACGGGCACGCCCCTGCCCCTGCGCCTGCGTCCCCGTCTGGACACCTCCCGCCCCGTCATGGAATGCGACGCCCTGCGCACCAGCGGACACCCGCCGGCACAAAAGCAGCATCCCTGAATCACAGGAAAAATTTTTTCTGTTCCCGGACAGCGCAGGGCAGGGGATTCGCGGCCTTCCCGCCCCCCAGATATCCCCGGACAGGCCTCTGGGGGCTTGCCGCCGGCACCGGCCTGCATTATGGTGGTACGTCCTGAAGGAAATGCCAGCAACACGGGCGGCATCCCGCGCCGCGCCGTTTTTATTGCACAGTCCATAATAAGGAGACCACCATGAAAGCGCGCAGCAGATCCATCCATCTTTCCGTGCATATCCATAAAGATCCTGCCGCCATGGCCGAGCGCGCCGCCCATATCCTGGCCGCCGCCTGTGAGGAAGCCGTGGCCGAGCGCGGCGTGTTCCGCATCGCCCTTTCCGGCGGGCAGACGCCCATCCCCCTGTTCCGTCTGCTGGCGGCCAGAGACTGGGCCGACCGCCTGCCCTGGGACAAGATGACCTTTTTCTGGGTGGACGAACGCTGCGTGGGCCCCGAACACCCGGACAGCAACTACGGCCTTGCCCGCCGCGAGCTGCTGAGCCATGTGCCCGCCACCCACTTCTACCGCATGCGCGGCGACATCGACCCTGTGGAAGCCGCCGTCAAATACGAGCAGCAGATCCGCCAGGACTTCAACATCGGGCCCAACGACCTGCCCCGCTTCGACTTCATGATCCTGGGCATGGGCGATGACGGCCACACCGGCTCCATCTTCCCCAACTCCCCTGCCCTGGCCGAGCGCAAACGCCTGGTCATCGACCAGTATGTGCCCGAACGCAAGGCCGACCGCCTGACCCTGACCCTGCCGGTCATCAACAACTCCCGTTGCTGCATGTTCCTGGTCACGGGCAAGGAAAAGCATCAGGTGCTGAGCCAGGTGCTGGACCTGCTGGCCGAACCCACCCTGCCCGCCCAGATGGTGCGCCCCGGCGTGGGCGACCTGATCTGGGTCGTGGACGAGGCTGCGGCCACCGGCCAGGACTAGCCTGTCCTGCCATGATGACGACACAG
This is a stretch of genomic DNA from Desulfovibrio piger. It encodes these proteins:
- a CDS encoding class I SAM-dependent methyltransferase, which produces MPLQPPHPFHQHIALPERTALLLSMLAPWPRRGRELLVAGCGAGHILPPLWQGGFDLSACEPSPALREQARHRAPQGVEIEAAAPDWLPFDDNSFDWVLLRADELPPAALPAALGEACRVAACGLIITFWNSASLPWLAWRLHGRRHAWPGHSLPFWTVWRLLAARPGRLHAASCLWRPACRWHHGTKVRAAALSRLPFGAWCVLRLDMAPRRTGTPLPLRLRPRLDTSRPVMECDALRTSGHPPAQKQHP
- the pgl gene encoding 6-phosphogluconolactonase yields the protein MKARSRSIHLSVHIHKDPAAMAERAAHILAAACEEAVAERGVFRIALSGGQTPIPLFRLLAARDWADRLPWDKMTFFWVDERCVGPEHPDSNYGLARRELLSHVPATHFYRMRGDIDPVEAAVKYEQQIRQDFNIGPNDLPRFDFMILGMGDDGHTGSIFPNSPALAERKRLVIDQYVPERKADRLTLTLPVINNSRCCMFLVTGKEKHQVLSQVLDLLAEPTLPAQMVRPGVGDLIWVVDEAAATGQD
- a CDS encoding aromatic amino acid transporter, with translation MKFIFGEGFQRTLGGSMMVAGTAIGAGMLALPMTSAGMWFNWSMVLMLLSWFCMLRASQAILEVNLLFEPGDSLHTLVQNTLGSFWSVLNGFSVAFVLYTLVYAYVSSGGSVVQHALQSSWGITPPRVLTSLIFTILLTACVWWSSRAVDRLSAILMGGMVITFLLSIGGMIGQARLDAMLGLDGQSGEFIFIFGAASTYLTSFCFHASVPSLIKYLGKDARTINSCLRIGTVIALLCYVVWIAAADGIIPREDFKHITNVGDLVAASGTSLGGIILKMLEAFALFAIATSFLGAGLGLFDYMADLCGFDNSRLGRTKTMLITFVPPMIGGIIWPDGFLPAIGWAGLAASIWSVIVPALLLRASRRKFQASLYRVPGGSTTVPLLLVYGIIVAVCHTLYVFNLLPVFK
- a CDS encoding metallophosphoesterase; translation: MLKIVTTLLCVYMLVRCVLPLRCTRPLKMLLALLVLLVGFRLHIFSLLYATFNPELPRWVLVSTGVPHVLFFLLALLSLLRDGACLVWWLARRLRPGLPALPGSNRQMAVLLLMALVMTALAVPAALRIPEVRTQEIVLPGLPSALDGLRVAHLTDLHISRNFPAAWTRAVVDRTNALRPDLILLTGDLMDGSPALRRGDFAPMADLRAPLGVFACPGNHEYYSGLPAWRPVLRAHGITLLENGAVVLPVRGSHLTVAGVTDNAAGRFGLPGPDPHTALEGTPRPRILMAHKPELFLQTAPDIDLQLSGHTHGGLALLLDQGVALFNGGFVRGWYARDKARLYVGPGSGLWGGFPLRLGVPSEILLLVLRAPQPDVAP
- a CDS encoding RidA family protein, with product MNKDVISTPNAPAAVGPYSQGIRVGDIFFLSGQIPLDPATGKLVEGDICAQAEQCCKNVVALLESQGLTTAHVVKTTVFIADMNDFPKVNEVYKKYFREPFPARSCVAIKSLPLGAQVEVEAIAAR